In Halosegnis marinus, one genomic interval encodes:
- the larB gene encoding nickel pincer cofactor biosynthesis protein LarB, which yields MRELLEAVAAGETSPEAAEAELRGYAAGEAGRFDAARRSRTGIPEGIIAEGKTPAETASLAVAAVETTGRALVTRADEAAAAETRDALADAHPAVETERDERAGTLLAALPDSEPPALDATVGVVTAGTSDAGPAGEAAVVAREMGATVERVDDVGVAGIHRLFDTLDAVREPDVLVVAAGREGALPTVVAGLVDAPVIGLPVSTGYGHGGEGEAALSGMLQSCTPLAVVNVDAGFVAGAQAGLVARAVHDARTERT from the coding sequence ATGCGAGAGCTACTCGAAGCGGTCGCGGCGGGCGAGACCTCGCCCGAAGCGGCCGAGGCTGAACTGCGCGGCTACGCGGCCGGCGAGGCGGGACGGTTCGACGCCGCCCGGCGGTCGCGCACGGGCATCCCCGAGGGCATCATCGCCGAGGGGAAGACGCCGGCGGAGACGGCGTCGCTCGCCGTCGCCGCGGTGGAGACGACCGGGCGCGCGCTCGTGACGCGCGCGGACGAGGCGGCCGCGGCCGAGACGCGCGACGCGCTCGCGGACGCCCACCCCGCGGTCGAAACCGAGCGCGACGAGCGGGCCGGTACGCTCCTCGCGGCGCTGCCCGACAGCGAACCGCCCGCCCTGGACGCGACGGTCGGGGTCGTCACCGCCGGCACCTCCGACGCCGGCCCCGCGGGGGAGGCCGCGGTCGTCGCCCGCGAGATGGGCGCGACCGTCGAGCGCGTCGACGACGTGGGCGTCGCCGGCATCCACCGGCTGTTCGACACGCTCGACGCGGTCCGCGAGCCGGACGTGCTCGTCGTCGCCGCCGGCCGGGAGGGGGCGCTCCCGACGGTGGTCGCGGGGCTGGTCGACGCGCCGGTCATCGGCCTCCCCGTCTCGACCGGCTACGGCCACGGCGGCGAGGGGGAGGCGGCGCTGTCCGGCATGCTCCAGTCGTGTACGCCGCTCGCGGTCGTCAACGTCGATGCCGGGTTCGTGGCCGGGGCGCAGGCGGGGCTCGTCGCCCGGGCAGTTCACGACGCGCGAACTGAACGGACGTAG
- a CDS encoding DUF7563 family protein, protein MPTCDHCDAHVSEGFARVFTDDGGELRACPNCSANAGIAEVSRERAYQSQI, encoded by the coding sequence ATGCCCACGTGCGACCACTGTGACGCGCACGTCTCGGAGGGTTTCGCCCGCGTCTTCACGGACGACGGCGGGGAACTCCGGGCCTGCCCCAACTGCTCGGCGAACGCCGGTATCGCCGAGGTCTCGCGGGAGCGTGCGTACCAATCACAGATCTGA
- a CDS encoding GIY-YIG nuclease family protein, which translates to MSHYAYVLVCADDTFYTGYTTDPERRVAEHDAGEGAKYTRGRTPVELVHVESFDTKSAAMSREYEIKQLSRAAKERLVREG; encoded by the coding sequence GTGAGTCACTACGCCTACGTGCTCGTCTGTGCGGACGACACCTTCTACACGGGCTACACCACCGACCCGGAGCGACGGGTCGCGGAACACGACGCCGGCGAGGGCGCGAAGTACACGCGGGGGCGCACGCCGGTCGAACTCGTCCACGTCGAGTCGTTCGACACGAAGTCGGCGGCGATGAGCCGCGAGTACGAGATCAAACAGCTCTCGCGGGCCGCGAAGGAGCGGCTGGTCCGCGAGGGTTGA
- a CDS encoding topoisomerase DNA-binding C4 zinc finger domain-containing protein, producing the protein MSHARLIAGDCTATFDGDRARETRGRVVCLRKPDDTVLLHDAAGYRPVAWLTRPDASVVAGDPPTLDARDGDDRLRVLFHETSVDVRVPVSAAGDPAGACPDCDGALVARSGTLACTDCDREYVLPAGAEVLDERCDCGLPRVVAVRGDRFEVCADRSCESLDDAVRERFDRAFDCPDCGDDLRVVRAGGLLLGCDAYPDCEAAFALPAAEHDGTCACGLPTFGGACLDRECDG; encoded by the coding sequence GTGTCACACGCCCGCCTCATCGCCGGCGACTGCACCGCCACCTTCGACGGGGACCGCGCACGCGAGACGCGCGGCCGCGTCGTCTGTCTCAGAAAGCCCGACGACACCGTTCTGCTCCACGACGCCGCGGGGTACCGCCCCGTCGCGTGGCTCACCCGGCCCGACGCCTCCGTCGTCGCCGGCGACCCGCCGACGCTCGACGCCCGCGACGGCGACGACCGCCTCCGCGTCCTGTTCCACGAGACGAGCGTCGACGTCCGCGTGCCCGTCTCCGCGGCGGGCGACCCCGCCGGCGCCTGTCCGGACTGCGACGGGGCGCTCGTCGCCCGCTCGGGGACGCTCGCGTGTACCGACTGCGACCGCGAGTACGTGCTCCCGGCCGGCGCCGAGGTGCTCGACGAGCGCTGCGACTGCGGCCTCCCCCGAGTGGTCGCCGTCCGGGGCGACCGCTTCGAGGTGTGTGCCGACCGCTCCTGCGAGTCGCTCGACGACGCGGTCCGCGAGCGCTTCGACCGCGCGTTCGACTGCCCCGACTGCGGCGACGACCTCCGGGTGGTGCGGGCCGGCGGCCTCCTGCTCGGCTGCGACGCCTACCCGGACTGCGAGGCGGCGTTCGCGCTCCCGGCGGCCGAACACGACGGCACCTGTGCGTGCGGCCTGCCCACCTTCGGGGGTGCGTGTCTCGACCGCGAGTGCGACGGATAG
- the endA gene encoding tRNA-intron lyase gives MDAHVEGDLVRLGPDGRERFYDSRGYGRPDDGGLALSLVEAAHLLYRGDLDAVDGRGFREFFEGEGIASRFIVYKDLRDRGFYLSPAREGWVDDPEGCDFVVYPRGDGPWDDAVEYRVRVVAERESVPADALGDLVLAVVDEESELTYLETSRPSFEGGSRHDAGPRTDAALLDDRVVVWEPPDGLYERGFYGQPLDEDRTAVQLSLVEGAYLAERDALSFDAGRESVLDRGREAEGERFDRRLTVYAALRASGVVPKTGFKFGADFRTYSDVSSVSDLGHSERLVRVLPTDHTFAPRDLSLDVRLAHGVRKEMVFAFTDGTEHGPDVDPDADVRWLAVQRLTP, from the coding sequence ATGGACGCACACGTCGAGGGGGACCTCGTCCGCCTGGGGCCGGACGGTCGCGAGCGGTTCTACGATTCGCGGGGGTACGGCCGTCCCGACGACGGGGGACTCGCGCTCTCGCTGGTCGAGGCGGCCCACCTGCTCTACCGCGGCGACCTCGACGCCGTGGACGGGCGCGGCTTCCGGGAGTTCTTCGAGGGGGAGGGTATCGCCAGCCGCTTCATCGTGTACAAGGACCTCCGCGACCGCGGCTTCTACCTCTCGCCGGCGCGCGAGGGGTGGGTCGACGACCCCGAGGGCTGTGACTTCGTGGTCTACCCGCGCGGCGACGGCCCGTGGGACGACGCCGTCGAGTACCGGGTGCGCGTCGTCGCGGAGCGCGAGTCCGTCCCCGCCGACGCGCTCGGCGACCTCGTGCTCGCGGTCGTGGACGAGGAGTCGGAGCTCACCTACCTCGAAACGTCGCGCCCCTCGTTCGAGGGCGGGTCGCGCCACGACGCCGGGCCGCGAACCGACGCCGCGCTGCTTGACGACCGCGTCGTCGTCTGGGAACCCCCGGACGGACTGTACGAGCGGGGCTTCTACGGCCAGCCGCTCGACGAGGACCGTACCGCCGTCCAGCTCTCGCTCGTGGAGGGGGCGTACCTCGCGGAGCGCGACGCCCTCTCGTTCGACGCGGGTCGCGAGTCGGTCCTCGACCGCGGCCGCGAGGCGGAGGGCGAGCGGTTCGACCGCCGGCTCACGGTGTACGCCGCGCTGCGCGCGAGCGGCGTCGTCCCCAAGACCGGCTTCAAGTTCGGCGCGGACTTCCGCACCTACTCCGACGTGTCGAGCGTCTCCGACCTCGGCCACTCCGAGCGGCTGGTCCGGGTGTTGCCGACCGACCACACCTTCGCGCCGCGGGACCTCTCGCTCGACGTGCGGCTGGCCCACGGCGTCCGCAAGGAGATGGTGTTCGCGTTCACCGACGGCACCGAACACGGGCCGGACGTGGACCCCGACGCCGACGTGCGGTGGCTCGCCGTCCAGCGGCTCACGCCCTAG
- a CDS encoding class I SAM-dependent methyltransferase produces the protein MSADAFDWEGYWRDAGDAEYDESGPSAGHVSDVLCEFVAGRPAGPVADVGCGPGAATFALAERFPDREVVGYDTAEAVLAENRERAADRGLDNVSFERATLPAFDPDREFAVVACHFTLLYVRDVERALSNLHDAVAPGGALVFNYGNRALRDFLRVAADDPHAHTDRPFVFDPEDYTARFGPLLEGDSVLSRERIDDAVGTWPRDVYTVVERPDVRWAWHHLPHVFVPNPD, from the coding sequence ATGAGCGCGGACGCCTTCGACTGGGAGGGGTACTGGCGCGACGCGGGCGACGCGGAGTACGACGAGTCGGGGCCGAGCGCGGGCCACGTCTCGGACGTGCTCTGCGAGTTCGTCGCCGGGAGGCCGGCGGGGCCGGTCGCGGACGTGGGATGCGGGCCGGGCGCGGCGACGTTCGCGCTGGCCGAGCGGTTCCCCGACCGCGAGGTCGTCGGCTACGACACCGCCGAGGCTGTGCTCGCCGAGAACCGCGAGCGCGCGGCCGACCGGGGCCTCGACAACGTCTCGTTCGAGCGGGCCACGCTCCCGGCGTTCGACCCCGACCGCGAGTTCGCGGTCGTCGCCTGTCACTTCACCCTCCTGTACGTGCGCGACGTCGAGCGAGCGCTCTCGAACCTCCACGACGCGGTCGCGCCGGGCGGCGCGCTCGTGTTCAACTACGGGAACCGGGCGCTCCGCGACTTCCTCCGGGTCGCGGCGGACGACCCGCACGCGCACACGGACCGACCGTTCGTGTTCGACCCGGAGGACTACACGGCGCGGTTCGGCCCGCTGCTGGAGGGCGACAGCGTGCTCTCGCGGGAGCGTATCGACGACGCCGTGGGGACGTGGCCCCGCGACGTGTACACAGTAGTGGAGCGGCCCGACGTGCGGTGGGCGTGGCACCACCTCCCGCACGTGTTCGTCCCGAACCCGGACTAG
- a CDS encoding tryptophan--tRNA ligase translates to MADERRDEGESLPPRENLLADGGEGSGSDRESRRALPDGGSAAGADDVALDPWGSASVADYRKLFEQFGIEEFDAVLPEVPNPHYLMRRGVIFGHRDYGPVAEAMRNDDPFAVLSGWMPTGDPHIGHKLMIDEIVYHQEQGGEAYALVADLEAHAARGMTWAEIDANTEEYLLSLLALGFDPEEGEIYRQSGNRRLQNLAFELGAEANFSEMQALYGFDGETNVSHMQSVITQMADILYPQLDEPMPTVIPVGPDQDPHVRLARDLAERMRYFKVTEAYASFEAEPEERVLVREAYDALGGDDADVRCEEAADYLREHHAGEAGASVVDKLDNAGKEPVRPRVRFLDRRATDAAFDALIEAVEGEKRVFEGHVDSFDLSRDAAEELAREVELDHGGHAFRAPSSVYHRFMTGLTGGKMSSSVPASHISLLDDPEEGYDKVKSATTGGRSTAEEQRELGGEADECPVYELYAYLLAGDDDEFATEVYEECVGGERLCGGCKEQAAEMMREFLDEHQEKREEMRPVLDELDIDVESPRRRD, encoded by the coding sequence ATGGCCGACGAACGCCGCGACGAGGGCGAGTCCCTCCCGCCGCGCGAGAACCTCCTCGCGGACGGCGGCGAGGGGTCGGGGAGCGACCGCGAGTCTCGTCGGGCCCTGCCCGACGGCGGGAGCGCAGCAGGTGCCGACGACGTCGCCCTCGACCCGTGGGGCTCGGCGAGCGTCGCAGATTACCGGAAACTGTTCGAGCAGTTCGGCATCGAGGAGTTCGACGCCGTGCTGCCCGAGGTGCCGAACCCCCACTACCTGATGCGCCGCGGCGTCATCTTCGGCCACCGCGACTACGGCCCGGTCGCCGAGGCGATGCGCAACGACGACCCGTTCGCCGTCCTCTCGGGGTGGATGCCGACCGGCGACCCCCACATCGGCCACAAGCTGATGATAGACGAGATCGTCTACCACCAGGAGCAGGGCGGCGAGGCGTACGCGCTCGTCGCCGACCTCGAAGCCCACGCCGCGCGCGGCATGACGTGGGCCGAGATCGACGCGAACACCGAGGAGTACCTCCTCTCGCTTTTGGCCCTCGGCTTCGACCCCGAGGAGGGGGAGATATACCGGCAGTCGGGGAACCGCCGGCTCCAGAACCTCGCGTTCGAACTCGGCGCGGAGGCGAACTTCTCGGAGATGCAGGCACTGTACGGCTTCGACGGCGAGACGAACGTCTCGCACATGCAGTCCGTCATCACCCAGATGGCGGACATCCTCTACCCGCAACTCGACGAGCCGATGCCGACCGTCATCCCCGTCGGGCCGGACCAGGACCCGCACGTCCGGCTGGCGCGCGACCTCGCCGAGCGGATGCGCTACTTCAAGGTGACCGAGGCGTACGCCAGCTTCGAGGCCGAACCCGAGGAGCGCGTCCTCGTCCGCGAGGCGTACGACGCGCTCGGCGGCGACGACGCCGACGTGCGGTGTGAGGAGGCCGCCGACTACCTCCGCGAGCACCACGCCGGGGAGGCCGGCGCGAGCGTCGTGGACAAACTCGATAACGCCGGGAAGGAGCCGGTCCGCCCGCGCGTGCGCTTCCTCGACCGCCGGGCGACCGACGCCGCGTTCGACGCGCTCATCGAGGCCGTCGAGGGCGAGAAACGGGTGTTCGAGGGCCACGTCGATTCCTTCGACCTCTCCCGCGACGCGGCGGAGGAACTCGCGCGCGAGGTGGAACTCGACCACGGCGGCCACGCCTTCCGCGCGCCCTCCTCCGTCTACCACCGGTTCATGACCGGGCTTACGGGAGGGAAGATGTCCTCCTCGGTGCCCGCCTCCCACATCAGCCTGCTCGACGACCCCGAGGAGGGGTACGACAAGGTGAAGTCCGCGACGACGGGCGGCCGCTCCACCGCGGAGGAGCAGCGCGAACTCGGCGGGGAGGCCGACGAGTGTCCCGTCTACGAACTGTACGCCTACCTGCTCGCGGGCGACGACGACGAGTTCGCGACCGAGGTGTACGAGGAGTGCGTCGGCGGCGAGCGCCTCTGTGGCGGCTGCAAGGAGCAGGCCGCCGAGATGATGCGCGAGTTCCTCGACGAGCACCAGGAGAAGCGCGAGGAGATGCGCCCCGTCCTCGACGAACTCGACATCGACGTGGAGAGTCCCCGGCGGCGCGACTGA
- a CDS encoding NAD(P)/FAD-dependent oxidoreductase, with protein MRVVVCGGGIVGLSAAHALAERGVGVVVCEAGSLGAGNTERSAGGIRTQFSTRVNVDLSLASLPVWETFEERFGVDIAFRRPGYLFLARDGASAADLRDAVAVQRDAGAETELLTPDEAHEHCPELRAERYELASYAATDGFADPHLALQGYATAAREAGVDIRTNTPVTNLEVAGGAADRTADVTVTTPDGRIGCDVLVNAAGAWAARVGAMAGVDLPVAARRRQVAVVDPETPVPESVPLTIDLDSGSYFRPEREGRALVGGHFGGEAAASDPDVDPDTYATGMDTDWAVTACERAGETAGYFGPETRIRRGWAGCYAVTPDHHPVVEVSRPGVVTAAGFSGHGFQHAPATGRVVAELCLDGAATHVDVSGLGRDRFDGDTEAERHVA; from the coding sequence ATGCGCGTCGTCGTCTGCGGCGGTGGCATCGTCGGCCTGTCGGCCGCGCACGCGCTCGCCGAGCGCGGCGTCGGGGTCGTCGTCTGCGAGGCCGGGTCGCTCGGCGCGGGCAACACCGAGCGGTCGGCGGGCGGCATTCGCACCCAGTTCTCCACCCGCGTCAACGTCGACCTCTCGCTCGCCTCGCTCCCCGTGTGGGAGACGTTCGAGGAGCGGTTCGGCGTCGACATCGCCTTCCGGCGGCCGGGGTACCTCTTCCTCGCGCGCGACGGGGCGTCCGCGGCGGACCTCCGCGACGCGGTCGCCGTCCAGCGTGATGCCGGCGCGGAGACCGAACTGTTGACCCCCGACGAGGCGCACGAACACTGTCCGGAGCTGCGCGCCGAGCGGTACGAACTCGCCTCCTACGCCGCGACCGACGGCTTCGCCGACCCACACCTCGCCCTGCAGGGGTACGCGACCGCCGCGCGCGAGGCGGGGGTCGATATCCGCACGAACACCCCTGTCACAAACCTCGAGGTCGCCGGCGGCGCGGCCGACCGGACGGCGGACGTGACCGTGACGACGCCGGACGGAAGAATCGGGTGCGACGTCCTCGTCAACGCCGCGGGCGCGTGGGCCGCGCGGGTCGGGGCGATGGCCGGGGTGGACCTCCCCGTCGCGGCCCGGCGGCGACAGGTCGCCGTCGTGGACCCCGAAACCCCCGTCCCCGAGTCCGTCCCGCTCACCATCGACCTCGACTCGGGGTCGTACTTCCGGCCCGAACGGGAGGGGCGGGCGCTGGTCGGGGGGCATTTCGGGGGCGAGGCCGCCGCCTCGGACCCAGACGTCGACCCCGACACCTACGCGACGGGGATGGACACTGACTGGGCCGTGACCGCGTGCGAGCGCGCGGGCGAGACGGCCGGCTACTTCGGCCCGGAGACCCGCATCCGGCGGGGGTGGGCCGGCTGTTACGCCGTCACGCCGGACCACCATCCCGTCGTGGAGGTGTCGCGGCCGGGAGTCGTCACGGCCGCGGGCTTCTCCGGCCACGGCTTCCAGCACGCGCCCGCGACGGGGCGGGTCGTGGCGGAGCTGTGTCTCGACGGCGCGGCGACGCACGTGGACGTGTCGGGGCTCGGCCGCGACCGCTTCGACGGCGACACCGAGGCGGAGCGCCACGTCGCCTGA